A window of the Fusarium fujikuroi IMI 58289 draft genome, chromosome FFUJ_chr09 genome harbors these coding sequences:
- a CDS encoding related to PMU1-high copy suppressor of ts tps2 mutant phenotype — protein sequence MKFTTVSALLALAPSALADWHFAKNKEIKYTSVEGFFLQDDLATNPTGFDYAQWNFGLLNRTYPTDPKNPRKGYKTQWERFEQYVKHLNRNASRDKTRYKVLVMGRHGEGWHNAAESFYGTPAWNCYWGLQSGNGTATWEDPLLTPAGEAEAHKANAYFKSRFESEGMPYFDSYYTSPLARCVETAVETFQSLKLPKDKPFVPMVKELLREGISIRTCDHRRSKSFIKTLAKKIKFEKGFSDKDKLWTGKEGETGEHQLARSKEVLDDIFTSDNAVWISISSHSGEITKLLQALNHRPFRLATGQIIPVLVRADVVSEEPTSTYASWTTEATCNAPPVTSIGGQGCVCSTTLASAPAKAT from the exons ATGAAGTTCACTACCGTCTCTGCGCTTTTGGCCCTTGCGCCGTCTGCTCTTGCGGATTGGCAtttcgccaagaacaaggagatCAAGTATACTTCTGTTGAAGGGTTCTTCTTGCAAGATGATCTAGCCACGAACCCCACTGGCTTCGACTAT GCCCAATGGAACTTTGGTCTCTTGAACCGCACTTATCCCACTGACCCCAAGAACCCCCGAAAGGGCTACAAGACTCAGTGGGAGCGCTTCGAGCAGTATGTCAAGCACCTGAACCGCAATGCCAGTCGCGATAAGACACGCTACAAGGTTCTTGTCATGGGACGTCATGGTGAGGGCTGGCACAACGCCGCTGAGTCCTTTTACGGCACTCCCGCCTGGAAC TGCTACTGGGGTCTTCAGTCCGGCAACGGAACAGCGACGTGGGAGGATCCTCTCCTCACACCCGCAGGTGAGGCTGAAGCTCACAAGGCAAACGCCTACTTCAAGAGTCGCTTTGAGAGCGAAGGCATGCCATACTTCGACTCATACTACACCTCCCCTCTCGCCCGCTGTGTCGAGACCGCCGTGGAGACTTtccagagcctcaagctccccAAGGATAAACCTTTCGTCCCAATGGTGAAGGAACTTCTCCGTGAGGGTATCAGCATCCGAACATGCGATCACCGTCGCAGCaagagcttcatcaagactctcgccaagaagatcaagttcGAGAAGGGTTTCTCGGACAAGGATAAGCTTTGGACTGGAAAGGAGGGTGAGACAGGCGAACACCAATTGGCGCGAAGCaaagaagttcttgatgatATCTTTACAAGTGACAATGCTGTTTGGATCAGCATTAGCAGTCACTCTGGCGAAatcaccaagcttcttcaggcTCTTAACCATCGACCTTTCCGTCTTGCGACCGGCCAGATCATTCCTGTTCTTGTTAGGGCTGATGTTGTGTCCGAGGAACCTACGTCTACGTATGCTTCATGGACTACCGAAGCTACTTGCAACGCTCCTCCAGTGACTAGCATCGGAGGACAGGGCTGCGTTTGCTCTACTACACTTGCATCTGCACCAGCAAAAGCGACATGA
- a CDS encoding related to phosphoethanolamine cytidylyltransferase: MTSTDPTNPSIDDELHLEGEPAPELLEGRIWVDGCFDFFHHGHAGAIVQARQLGDELYAGVHSDEAILANKGPTVMNLAERLAATDACRWVTRSVGHAPYVTSLPYISHYGCKYVVHGDDITSDSDGNDCYRFVKEAGRFKVVKRSPGISTTDLVGRMLLCTKTHFIKSLEKKLAGEEGHGTPEERIAEGQQMLERMKLYATDASGKAPGAEVFFWKASQVAKAEEGEEERGSFRQLIEGPGPKPGQRVVYVDGGYDLFSSGHIEFLRQVLLEEEKLAREQDWYSEQNVNERLGKGEDYPPAYVVVGVHEDEVINQWKGINYPIMNTFERGLCVLQCKYINAVIFGAPFSPTKTYLDTLPRGTPDAVYHGPTSFMPLTYDPYTAPKAMGIYREIGAHTFAHVNAGEIVQRIMKSRDMYEARQRAKGEKASVEAAAREREILEEEQRKKEAERA; this comes from the exons ATGACTTCGACTGACCCCACTAACCCCTCGATTGACGATgagcttcatcttgagggTGAGCCTGCTCCTGAGCTCCTCGAGGGGCGCATCTGGGTCGACGGCTgctttgacttcttccacCACG GCCATGCTGGCGCTATTGTGCAGGCCCGCCAATTAGGCGATGAGCTCTACGCTGGCGTTCACTCAGACGAGGCCATCCTCGCCAACAAGGGCCCTACAGTCATGAACCTCGCAGAACG ACTCGCTGCTACTGACGCTTGCCGCTGGGTCACCCGTTCAGTCGGCCACGCGCCCTACGTCACTTCTCTCCCCTACATCTCCCACTACGGCTGCAAATACGTCGTGCACGGCGACGACATCACCTCGGACAGCGACGGTAACGACTGCTACCGATTCGTCAAGGAGGCTGGTCGATTCAAGGTGGTTAAGCGCTCACCTGGAATCTCCACCACCGACCTCGTCGGGCGCATGCTTCTCTGCACGAAGACGCACTTCATCAAGTCGCTCGAGAAGAAACTCGCCGGTGAAGAGGGCCACGGCACACCGGAGGAGCGCATCGCTGAGGGCCAGCAGATGCTGGAGCGCATGAAGCTGTATGCGACAGACGCTTCAGGCAAAGCACCCGGCGCCGAGGTGTTCTTCTGGAAGGCGTCGCAGGTCGCTAAGGCGGAGGAAGGCGAGGAGGAAAGGGGCAGTTTCCGACAGCTTATTGAGGGACCCGGACCTAAGCCCGGCCAGCGCGTTGTGTACGTCGATGGAGGTTATGATCTCTTTTCCAGCGGACACATCGAATTCCTGCGCCAAGTCCTCCTcgaggaagaaaagcttgCTCGTGAGCAGGATTGGTATTCCGAACAAAACGTCAACGAGCGTCTCGGCAAGGGTGAGGATTATCCCCCCGCGTACGTCGTAGTAGGCGTGCACGAGGACGAGGTCATCAATCAATGGAAGGGAATCAACTACCCCATCATGAACACCTTCGAGCGCGGTCTCTGCGTACTACAGTGCAAG TACATCAACGCCGTCATCTTCGGCGCACCCTTCTCTCCCACAAAGACCTACCTCGACACCCTACCGCGCGGCACCCCAGACGCCGTGTACCACGGCCCAACCTCCTTCATGCCCCTGACATACGATCCGTACACGGCACCCAAGGCGATGGGGATCTACCGCGAGATCGGCGCGCACACGTTTGCGCACGTCAACGCAGGCGAGATCGTGCAGCGCATCATGAAGTCGAGGGACATGTACGAGGCGCGCCAGCGGGCAAAGGGCGAGAAGGCGAGTGTTGAGGCGGCGGCGCGCGAGAGGGAGAttctggaggaggagcagcgaaagaaggaggctgaaaGGGCGTAG
- a CDS encoding probable branched-chain amino acids aminotransferase — MAPSAVETQDVNLTAAAIHKKDLAQPTVNGAPQVQAPLDASKLTYAYTQSPRSVPDEATAHSGDETIATDHMVLASWKVSTGWSAPELKPYGPLSLMPTASVLHYATECFEGLKVFRGYDGKLRVFRPDRNAARLRMSASRISLPVFEPAEVEKLIIALLSVDGTKWLPADRAGSFLYIRPTIIGTAPQLGVSAPKEALLYIIVTYMPRMDAPPGGMRLHTSPDDMVRAWVGGFGYAKVGANYGPSLLATADARTRGFHQILWLYGAQGECTEAGASNFFVVWKRKDGKKEIITAPLDDKLILDGVTRRSCLELARQRLGDEYEITERKYTIAEVIEADAEGRLIESFAAGTAYFICPVSQIHHRGQDINIPMGAEGAAGEVTGKIKGWLGDIMYGRTEHPWGVVIPEKKQ, encoded by the exons ATGGCTCCCTCCGCCGTCGAAACCCAGGACGTCAACCTCACAGCCGCAGCAATCCACAAGAAAGATCTCGCCCAGCCCACCGTCAATGGCGCCCCCCAGGTCCAGGCTCCCCTCGACGCTTCAAAGCTCACATACGCATACACACAATCCCCCCGCTCCGTTCCCGATGAAGCAACCGCTCACTCCGGCGACGAGACCATCGCCACGGACCACATGGTCCTCGCCTCATGGAAGGTCTCTACCGGCTGGTCTGCCCCGGAGCTCAAGCCCTACGGACCCCTGAGCCTCATGCCCACTGCCTCTGTGCTGCACTACGCTACCGAGTGCTTCGAGGGCCTCAAGGTCTTCCGTGGCTATGATGGCAAGCTCCGTGTTTTCCGCCCTGATCGCAACGCTGCGCGTCTTCGCATGTCGGCCAGCCGTATCTCGCTTCCTGTCTTTGAGCCCGCTGAGGTagagaagctcatcatcgctcttCTGTCCGTCGACGGCACAAAGTGGCTTCCCGCCGATCGCGCTGGCAGTTTCTTGTACATCCGCCCAACCATCATCGGTACTGCTCCTCAGCTCGGTGTCTCTGCCCCCAAGGAAGCCCTCCTCTACATCATCGTGACATACATGCCCCGCATGGACGCTCCCCCCGGCGGAATGCGTCTGCACACATCCCCCGACGATATGGTGCGCGCCTGGGTCGGTGGCTTCGGGTACGCCAAGGTCGGCGCCAATTACGGCCCTTCTCTGCTCGCCACGGCTGATGCACGAACCCGTGGATTCCACCAGATTCTCTGGCTGTACGGTGCTCAGGGCGAGTGTACTGAGGCTGGAGCCAGTAACTTCTTTGTTGTCTGGAAGCGaaaggatggcaagaaggagatcatcACTGCTCCTCTTGATGACAAGCTTATCCTTGATGGTGTCACTCGCCGAAGCTGTCTTGAGCTGGCTCGCCAGCGTCTGGGAGATGAGTATGAGATTACCGAGCGAAAGTACACCATCGCTGAGGTCATTGAGGCCGACGCTGAGGGTCGTCTAATTGAGTCTTTCGCTGCTGGTACCGCT TACTTCATCTGTCCCGTTTCCCAGATTCACCACCGTGGACAAGACATCAACATCCCCATGGGCGCTGAGGGTGCGGCCGGCGAGGTcactggcaagatcaagggctGGCTGGGCGACATCATGTACGGTCGCACAGAGCACCCCTGGGGCGTTGTCATccccgagaagaagcagtaa
- a CDS encoding SIS2-like protein, whose amino-acid sequence MRNSTEALEQARGDGKRHILLAASGSVATIKLVQIINGLKSQPNISIRLILTQSASEFLSGQSLEQPTVDQVSRLPNVDAVYTDAHEWAQPWKRNAPILHIELRRWADVLIISPLSANTMAKIVNGLCDNLLTSVVRAWDVTGTVDGVKKKILVAPAMNTCMWNHPITARQLRVLEEEWGGENGWFEVLRPISKNLACGDVGNGAMVTWESIVEAIDEKINA is encoded by the coding sequence ATGCGCAACTCAACTGAAGCTCTCGAACAGGCGCGAGGCGATGGCAAACGCCATATTCTCCTCGCCGCCTCTGGTTCCGTCGCGACAATTAAGCTCGTCCAGATTATAAATGGTCTCAAATCACAACCCAACATCTCCATCcgtctcatcctcactcaaTCAGCGTCGGAATTTCTCTCGGGACAAAGTCTTGAACAGCCAACTGTTGATCAGGTCTCTCGTCTTCCGAATGTCGACGCTGTTTACACAGATGCGCATGAGTGGGCTCAACCTTGGAAGCGCAATGCGCCGATTTTACATATTGAGCTACGACGCTGGGCGGATGTTCTGATCATTTCACCTTTGAGCGCGAATACTATGGCGAAAATTGTCAACGGCTTGTGCGATAACCTCTTGACGTCTGTGGTTCGAGCTTGGGACGTTACGGGGACTGTGGATGGCGTtaagaagaagatcctcgTCGCGCCCGCGATGAACACTTGTATGTGGAATCACCCCATCACTGCGAGACAGCTGCGAGTTTTGGAAGAGGAATGGGGTGGAGAGAATGGTTGGTTTGAGGTGTTGAGGCCGATATCGAAGAATTTGGCTTGTGGTGATGTTGGAAATGGTGCAATGGTTACGTGGGAGAGCATCGTCGAGGCGATTGACGAGAAGATCAATGCTTAG
- a CDS encoding probable glutaredoxin, translating to MFARTVASSLRQVARPVAVRSTAPLFRTPISPLTPFQARLLSDQTRSAIDKAVASAPVVLFMKGTPETPQCGFSRAAIQILGLQGVNPDKFAAFNVLEDPELREGIKEYSDWPTIPQLYVAKEFIGGTDILVSMHQNGDLAKLFDEKKVILEGEPEQKE from the exons ATGTTTGCGCGAACAGTAGCTTCA TCCCTCCGACAAGTCGCCCGGCCTGTCGCCGTCCGCTCAACAGCTCCTCTCTTCCGCACACCAATTTCCCCCCTCACACCCTTCCAAGCCCGTCTGCTCTCCGACCAAACCCGCTCCGCAATCGATAAAGCCGTAGCTTCAGCACCCGTCGTGCTCTTCATGAAGGGAACGCCTGAGACGCCGCAGTGCGGCTTTTCGCGCGCCGCAATCCAGATCCTCGGCCTCCAGGGCGTCAACCCCGATAAATTCGCCGCCTTTAACGTCCTCGAGGATCCCGAGCTGCGCGAGGGTATCAAGGAGTACTCTGACTGGCCCACGATTCCTCAGCTCTACGTCGCGAAGGAGTTTATCGGTGGAACGGATATTCTGGTTTCGATGCATCAGAATGGTGATCTGGCGAAGCtgtttgatgagaagaaggttaTTCTGGAGGGAGAGCCTGAACAGAAGGAATAG